ATTATTGTTCCTCGTCATCCTGAAAGATTTGAAGAAGTTTATAAACTGATTCAACAATATGCAGAGAAAAACTCTTTAACGGCACAGAAATTTTCTGAGCAGGACAACTTCGACTCAGATATAATATTAGTCGATAAGATGGGTGAGCTTAATAATATTTATGCGATCAGCGATATTGCGATACTCGGTGGAGCATTCAAGGAAGATGTAGGTGGGCACAATCCGCTTGAACCAGCTCACTTTGGATGTAAAATAATTACAGGGAAACATTTCTTCCACCAAAAAGAGTTGTTTAAATATGTACATCATGTACAATATGTAGAGAGTGAAGAGATACTTCATGCACTAGAGATGGTAAAAGAACTTCCATCTTCAAGAGTCGATGAGAAAATTGACTTGCAAAAAGTTATAGAGAAAATAAAGGAAATACAAAATAATGGCAACTGAAAAAGCATATAAACTTTTAGCACAACAAGAGGGAGTTTCAAATTCTCAGGCAAAATCGATGATCGACCGCGGTCTGGTATATGTAGGGAATAAGAAAGTGATGATTGCCCGTGGTGATATAGATGTAAAGACAATTTTTCGTGTGCAAAAAGTTGAAAAGCCAGTAATTCTTTTTGAAAATGATGATCTTGTTGTTGTTGACAAACCTGCGTTTGTAAATTCAGATGAGATAGAGAGACAATTTAAAGGTGCTAGACTACTTCACAGACTTGATCGTGAAACAAGTGGTGTATTAATGCTTGTAAAAAATGAGGAATTCCGTGAAAAAGCGGTCAAAGAGTTTGCTAAAGATAATGTATATAAAGAGTATATTGCATGGTTGGAAGGGATTCTAACTGAGCCTACAATTGTAGATAAACCGATTGTTACTCAAAAGAAGAATAATAAAGCATACTCAAATGTTTCTCCAAAAGGAAAACCTGCAAAATCAGAGTTTTATCCTGAAGAGGTAAGTGCAAAAAAGACAAAAGCAAAAATAATTATTCATCACGGAAGAACTCACCAGATTCGTGTTCATGCAAGATATATTGAGCATCCGATTATCGGTGATGAGCAATACGGCGGACGCCGTGCAAAAAGGGTGATGCTTCACGCTCATAAGGTAAAGCTTCTTGGTATGGAGTTTACATCACCTGAGCCAAAAATATTTAAGACGTTTGAATAGTCTATATATAGGCATAGACCTCGCTTGGGGAGAAAAAAACTTCTCAGGCTTTTGTGTGACACAACAAGAGGGAAACAAATTAAAGATTTTAGAGCTTAAACTGCTCAAATCGATTGATGAAATAGTTCAAGAGATTACAAAGTACGAAGATTATAAAGTTCATATAGGTGTGGATGCTCCTTTAGTCGTTCCTAATGAAACAGGTAACCGGGAGATCGAAAAAGATTTCAATAAAGACTTTGCAAAATATAAAATTTCGATGCTTCCCGCCAATAAAAAACTACTTACAAAATATTCCCCAAAGATCAGAAGCATAGAATTATTTGATAAACTTTCTCAGCTTGGCTTTCAAAGAGATTTTAAACATAATAAAGTGATCTTTGAAGTCTATACACACTCCACAATTGCAATGTGTTTTAATAACCATAAAATCCTTCCCTATAAAAGAAAAAAAGGCAGAGATAGCGATTTTATAAAACAACAACTTGGAATTTATAAAAAATATCTTCTACAGGTTTTTAAAAAACACAAGATATTAGAGACAGAACTGGACTCACTGAAAGGGCAGAAGTTAAAAGATCACGAAGATATTTTAGATTCACTTACCTGTGCATATTGTATGTGGTATTGCAGGGAGAATGACTTTGCGTATTATCAGGTAGAAGGAGTAAACACTTTTATAACTCCTGTAAGTAAGTGGAAAGTATATATAGTCAAATGTAGTGACGATACTCTCTATACTGGAATTACCACAGACTTGGAAAAAAGAGTTGATGAGCATAATCATTCTACCAAAGGTGCAAAATATACAAAAGTAAGACGCCCTGTTGAACTCGTATACTATGAAAATCGTACTGACAGAGTCGATGCAAGTAAAAGAGAATATGAGATAAAACAGATGAACCGTCAAGAAAAATTGGAGCTAATCAATGTTTAAAATATTTGTCGACGGAGATGCATTTCCAAATTTACTCAAGCCCATACTGTTAAAACAGATCGAACGTTTGCATATTACAACAATAGTGGTCTCAAATAAAAAGATTAACATTGGAAAATCAGAATTTGTAGAGTATCTGATCGTAGATGCAGGTGCAGATGAAGCTGACAATAAAATAGTAGAGATGTTGCAAGAAGGTGATTTGGTAATTACTGCCGATATTCCACTTGCAGATAGAACTATATCCAATAATGCGCATGCGATAGATCATAGAGGTGAACTCTATAGCGTCGATAATATTAAACAGTATCTTGCTATGAGAAATTTAATGGAGAAAATTCGTGAGAGCGGAGAGATAACAAAAGGTCCAAAACCTTTTTCTGTCAAAGATGCAGAGCTGTTTGCCAACCAGATTAACGCTTTTTTATCGAAATATGTAAAACAATGAATAACTTAAAATATCTGGGACATTATCCCCTAACTGTACAACAACAAGTACAAAAGTTAATAGAGGCAAATAAACTAGAGAGCTATTTGACAAATAAATATCCAATACCGCACAACTATAAAAATGACAAAGCGCTGTTTTTGTATGTACAAGATATTAAAAATGAGTTTATGAAAAAGACATCTCCACTAAGTAAAGCAGTATATGATGGAAAAATAAATGTTATTCATAATGCTTTAGGAACACATCATTTTGTTTCCCGTGTGCAAGGTTCAAAACTAAAAGCAAAAAATGAGATACGGATCGCATCTTTATTTAAAAGTGTACCTGAAGAATTTTTGCAGATGATAATTGTACATGAACTCGCACATTTTAAAGAAAAAGAACATAATAAGGCTTTTTATAAACTGTGTGAACACATGTTTGCTCAGTATCATCAGACAGAGTTCGATCTGCGACTCTATCTGACACATATGGATATGTCGGGTAAAATAGCTGTTTGGAGCTAATAATACTTAAATCCGAGAATATTTTAATAAAGCAAAGCACAAGCACGACTTTGTTATAATCGCGAAAAATTTAGTCTAACCAAGAGGTAGTGTATGTTTGGTACTTTAACAGATAGTTTTACAAATGCGATCAAAAAGATCCGTTTTCATGATGATGAAAAAGCTTTAACAAAAGCGTTAAATGAGCTTAAAAAATCTCTATTAAAAGCGGATGTAAATCATAAAGTTGTAAAAGAACTTATTTCAAGTGTTGAGTATAAAACAAAAGAGAAAGGGATTGGAAAAGACCAATTCTTAGAAGCACTTCGTGAGACATTAACTGATCTACTTGAAGTTGGTGGTAATAAAGGTTTTGTATTTGCACCAAATCCTCCAACTGTAATTTTAATGACAGGTTTGCAAGGATCTGGTAAGACAACAACTACCGGTAAACTTGCAAACTATCTTAAAAATAAAAAGAAAAAAGTACTTATCGTTGCAGCCGACCTACAGCGTTTGGCAGCGGTTGAACAACTTCGTCAAATTACTGCTCAAATTGAAGTAGAATTGTATGAAGATGAAGCTACTAAAAATCCTGTAGAAGTTGTAAAGTCTGCACTTGAATATGCAAACTCTAAAATTTATGATGTAGTTTTAATAGATACGGCAGGACGTCTGGCAATTGATGACGAGCTTATGGAAGAGCTTGAAAACGTTAAAAAAGTAGCTTCACCTGATGAGATTTTTTATGTAGCAGATTCTTTAACTGGTCAAGATGCAGTAAGAACAGCAACTACATTTAAAGAAAAAATTGGAATTGATGGTGTTATCCTTTCAAAATATGACGGTGATTCTAAAGGTGGTGTAGCACTTGGTCTTTCATCTCAGGTTGAAGTGCCATTAAGATTCATCGGTCTCGGTGAGAAGATGGAAGATTTAGAAGTTTTCCTGCCTGAGCGTATTGTTAACCGTTTAATGGGTCTTGGAGATATCGAAGGACTTGCGGAAAAAACTGCAAATGTAATCGATGAGAAAAAAGCAAAACATTTAACAAAGAAAATCCAAAAAGGGAAATTTAACTTCAACGACTTCATCGAACAGATGGAAGCGATGAAAAAAATGGGTTCAATGAGTTCTATCATGGGTATGATTCCTGGTATGGGTGGAATGAGTAAAGCGATCAAAGATTTTGACTTTGATAACTCTTCAGAACTTAAAAACATTAGAGCAATGGTTAGTTCAATGACTCTAAAAGAGAGAGAAGACCCGGATCTATTAAACAACTCAAGAAAAGAGAGAATTGCAAAAGGGTGTGGTTTAACTGTTGTAGAAGTAAACCGTATGATCAAACAATTTAAAAATGCCGGAAAAATGGCGAAAAAATTCTCAGGCAAAAACGGTATGAAACAACTTCAATCACTTATGGGACAAATGGGTGGTCCTGGTGGAATGGGTGGTTTTGGCGGTATGCCTAGATAACTTAATATAGTGGGATTTGCTATTTGAAAAAAAATTCGATATAATTCCACTTGAAAAAAATCTTTTTAAACAATACCTCTGTGATAAAAAGATTTGTAACCTATTTACTGGTTAAATGTGTACATCCAACTATAGAGATGCTTAAGAGGGAAGACTTTTATTTCTTTAATGATTTATTTAAAGAACCTACAATATACTCTTCCTTATTAAACAATCACTTTATACTTGCACAGATTTAACCAGTAATTAGGTAAAAACAAAACATAGGAACATAAATGACAGTAATTAGACTTACTCGTATGGGAAGAAAGAAAAGACCATTTTACCGTATCGCGGTAACTGACAGCCGTAAACGTAGAGATGGTGGTTGGATCGAGTTAATTGGACACTACAATCCAATGAACGAAGAGAAAACTCTAGTAGTTGATAACGAAAGATTAGATTACTGGTTAAGCGTTGGTGCTAAAATGAGTGATCGCGTTAAAAAGATTACTGGTAGATAATCATGATAACTGATTTTGTCGCACAATTTGCAAAACTTTTAGCTTCATATCCTGAAGATGTAAAAGTGGAAATGGTTGAAGGCGACGAAGTGACAGAGATAGTTCTCTATGCTAACCAAGCTGATATCGGTAAACTTATTGGTAAAAGCGGTAAGATGATAGGTGCTATTAAAACTGTTATCTCTGGCTGTAAAGCTAAAGATGGTGTGAGTTACAGAATAAATGTCGAACCAATTGAATAAATTACTTCACATTGCCACTCTTGGCAAAACTGTCGGTATTAAAGGGGATATGAAACTTCATATTCAGTCTGATTTTCCGGAGCAGTTTGTAGATGGGGCAAGTTTTTTAATCAATAAAAACGACAAAGTTGTTCTTAGTGATGTGGATTTAGAAAGAGGGATTGTAAAAGTTAATAACATTAACAACCCTGAGGATGCTAAAAAGTTTACAAACGCAAAACTTTATACAACTTATGAAGAGACAAGAAAAAATTGTCATCTTGAAGATGGTGAATACTTTTTCTTTGATTTAGAAGATTGTGAAGTTTATGAAGATGGAAAGCTTTTAGGTAAAGTTCACGAAGTTGAACGTCTAAATATTACAAACTATTTAGTAATTGACACAAATGAGTCATTGGTAAAAGAGGGACATCCAAAAAGGTTTTTAATTCCTTTTATTGAACCGTTCAAAAAAGATGTAGATATAGATAACAAAAAAATCACTGTCAGTGGTGCTATTGATATCTTAGAAGCTTCGTAATGACTTTTACTTTTGTAACCCTGTTCTCAAATGTGATAGAGGGTTATTTTAGTGACTCGATTTTAAAAAGAGCGATCGAAAAAGGACTTTTAGATATTAAGTATCTAAATCCAAGAGATTACTCAAATAATAAACATCATAAAGTAGATGACACTACAGTAGGTGGTGGGGCAGGGATGGTTATGAATCCTCAGCCACTGTACGACTGTTTAAGTGATTTACAAAAAAATGATGAAGATGTTCATATTGTTTTTTTAACTCCGGTTGCTAAACCTTTTACGCAGAATGATGCGAAGAGGTTAGCAAAAAAATCTCATGTAGCGTTTGTGAGTGGACGCTATGAGGGGATTGACGAGAGGGTGATTGAGAAATACGCCGATGAAGTTTTTAGTATTGGTGATTACATTTTAACTGGAGGTGAACTAGCCTCTTTAGTTATATGTGATGCGACTGCTAGAAATGTGGATGGTGTACTGGGGAATAGTGAATCTCTTGAAGTGGAAAGCTTTGAGACGGAATTACTTGAAGCTCCATCTTTCTC
This is a stretch of genomic DNA from Sulfurimonas sp. C5. It encodes these proteins:
- a CDS encoding RNA pseudouridine synthase, whose amino-acid sequence is MATEKAYKLLAQQEGVSNSQAKSMIDRGLVYVGNKKVMIARGDIDVKTIFRVQKVEKPVILFENDDLVVVDKPAFVNSDEIERQFKGARLLHRLDRETSGVLMLVKNEEFREKAVKEFAKDNVYKEYIAWLEGILTEPTIVDKPIVTQKKNNKAYSNVSPKGKPAKSEFYPEEVSAKKTKAKIIIHHGRTHQIRVHARYIEHPIIGDEQYGGRRAKRVMLHAHKVKLLGMEFTSPEPKIFKTFE
- a CDS encoding DUF429 domain-containing protein, with the translated sequence MNSLYIGIDLAWGEKNFSGFCVTQQEGNKLKILELKLLKSIDEIVQEITKYEDYKVHIGVDAPLVVPNETGNREIEKDFNKDFAKYKISMLPANKKLLTKYSPKIRSIELFDKLSQLGFQRDFKHNKVIFEVYTHSTIAMCFNNHKILPYKRKKGRDSDFIKQQLGIYKKYLLQVFKKHKILETELDSLKGQKLKDHEDILDSLTCAYCMWYCRENDFAYYQVEGVNTFITPVSKWKVYIVKCSDDTLYTGITTDLEKRVDEHNHSTKGAKYTKVRRPVELVYYENRTDRVDASKREYEIKQMNRQEKLELINV
- a CDS encoding YaiI/YqxD family protein gives rise to the protein MFKIFVDGDAFPNLLKPILLKQIERLHITTIVVSNKKINIGKSEFVEYLIVDAGADEADNKIVEMLQEGDLVITADIPLADRTISNNAHAIDHRGELYSVDNIKQYLAMRNLMEKIRESGEITKGPKPFSVKDAELFANQINAFLSKYVKQ
- a CDS encoding M48 family metallopeptidase; this encodes MNNLKYLGHYPLTVQQQVQKLIEANKLESYLTNKYPIPHNYKNDKALFLYVQDIKNEFMKKTSPLSKAVYDGKINVIHNALGTHHFVSRVQGSKLKAKNEIRIASLFKSVPEEFLQMIIVHELAHFKEKEHNKAFYKLCEHMFAQYHQTEFDLRLYLTHMDMSGKIAVWS
- the ffh gene encoding signal recognition particle protein, which encodes MFGTLTDSFTNAIKKIRFHDDEKALTKALNELKKSLLKADVNHKVVKELISSVEYKTKEKGIGKDQFLEALRETLTDLLEVGGNKGFVFAPNPPTVILMTGLQGSGKTTTTGKLANYLKNKKKKVLIVAADLQRLAAVEQLRQITAQIEVELYEDEATKNPVEVVKSALEYANSKIYDVVLIDTAGRLAIDDELMEELENVKKVASPDEIFYVADSLTGQDAVRTATTFKEKIGIDGVILSKYDGDSKGGVALGLSSQVEVPLRFIGLGEKMEDLEVFLPERIVNRLMGLGDIEGLAEKTANVIDEKKAKHLTKKIQKGKFNFNDFIEQMEAMKKMGSMSSIMGMIPGMGGMSKAIKDFDFDNSSELKNIRAMVSSMTLKEREDPDLLNNSRKERIAKGCGLTVVEVNRMIKQFKNAGKMAKKFSGKNGMKQLQSLMGQMGGPGGMGGFGGMPR
- the rpsP gene encoding 30S ribosomal protein S16 gives rise to the protein MTVIRLTRMGRKKRPFYRIAVTDSRKRRDGGWIELIGHYNPMNEEKTLVVDNERLDYWLSVGAKMSDRVKKITGR
- a CDS encoding KH domain-containing protein; translation: MITDFVAQFAKLLASYPEDVKVEMVEGDEVTEIVLYANQADIGKLIGKSGKMIGAIKTVISGCKAKDGVSYRINVEPIE
- the rimM gene encoding ribosome maturation factor RimM (Essential for efficient processing of 16S rRNA), producing MNKLLHIATLGKTVGIKGDMKLHIQSDFPEQFVDGASFLINKNDKVVLSDVDLERGIVKVNNINNPEDAKKFTNAKLYTTYEETRKNCHLEDGEYFFFDLEDCEVYEDGKLLGKVHEVERLNITNYLVIDTNESLVKEGHPKRFLIPFIEPFKKDVDIDNKKITVSGAIDILEAS
- the trmD gene encoding tRNA (guanosine(37)-N1)-methyltransferase TrmD, with amino-acid sequence MTFTFVTLFSNVIEGYFSDSILKRAIEKGLLDIKYLNPRDYSNNKHHKVDDTTVGGGAGMVMNPQPLYDCLSDLQKNDEDVHIVFLTPVAKPFTQNDAKRLAKKSHVAFVSGRYEGIDERVIEKYADEVFSIGDYILTGGELASLVICDATARNVDGVLGNSESLEVESFETELLEAPSFSKPQTYEGVSVPSEYLKGNHSKIRSLKFALSEAKTKFFRPGQLLKHKTRKSYEK